One Streptomyces sp. R28 DNA window includes the following coding sequences:
- a CDS encoding NAD kinase has protein sequence MTQDRARTVFLLAHTGRPAAIRSAELVVKGLLRSGIGVRVLEYEAADLPLPPEVGLVKEATPQCLDGCELLIVLGGDGTLLRGAEFARASGVPMLGVNLGRVGFLAEAERDDLDKVVDRVVTKAYEVEERMTVDVVVHQNGDIVHTDWALNEAAVQKAGAEKLLEVVLEIDGRPVTGFGCDGIVLSTPTGSTAYAFSAGGPVVWPEVEALLMVPISAHALFAKPLVTSPDSVLAVEVLPHVPPGVLWCDGRRTVELPPGARVEVRRGAVPVRLARLHHASFTDRLVAKFALPVSGWRGAPH, from the coding sequence TTGACACAGGACCGAGCTCGTACTGTCTTTCTGCTCGCCCACACGGGGCGGCCCGCGGCCATTCGCAGCGCCGAGCTGGTGGTCAAGGGACTGCTGCGCTCGGGCATCGGCGTGCGGGTGCTGGAGTACGAGGCGGCCGACCTGCCGCTGCCGCCCGAGGTGGGGCTCGTCAAGGAGGCCACTCCGCAGTGCCTCGACGGGTGCGAGCTGCTGATAGTGCTGGGCGGTGACGGGACGCTGCTGCGGGGCGCCGAGTTCGCGCGGGCGTCCGGGGTGCCGATGCTGGGCGTCAACCTCGGGCGCGTCGGGTTCCTCGCGGAGGCCGAGCGGGACGACCTCGACAAGGTTGTCGACCGGGTCGTGACCAAGGCGTACGAGGTCGAGGAGCGGATGACCGTCGACGTCGTCGTGCATCAGAACGGCGACATCGTGCACACCGACTGGGCGCTGAACGAGGCCGCCGTGCAGAAGGCCGGTGCCGAGAAGCTGCTCGAGGTCGTGCTGGAGATCGATGGGCGGCCGGTGACCGGGTTCGGGTGCGACGGCATCGTGCTGTCCACTCCCACCGGGTCCACGGCGTATGCCTTCTCCGCGGGTGGGCCCGTGGTGTGGCCTGAGGTCGAGGCGCTGTTGATGGTGCCGATCAGTGCGCATGCGTTGTTCGCGAAGCCGTTGGTCACCTCGCCGGACTCCGTGCTCGCGGTGGAGGTTCTGCCGCACGTTCCGCCGGGTGTGCTGTGGTGTGACGGGCGGCGGACGGTTGAGCTGCCGCCGGGGGCGCGGGTCGAGGTGCGGCGGGGGGCCGTGCCGGTGCGGCTGGCTCGGTTGCACCATGCCTCGTTCACGGATCGGCTGGTGGCGAAGTTCGCGTTGCCGGTTTCTGGGTGGCGAGGGGCTCCTCACTAA
- a CDS encoding TlyA family RNA methyltransferase, translating to MAGVARRRLDAELVRRKLARSREHASQLIAAGRVSVGKTVATKPATQVETAAAIVVASDGSDPEYVSRGGHKLAGALEAFVPQGLVVEGRRALDAGASTGGFTDVLLRSGAAHVVAVDVGYGQLAWTLQSDERVTVKDRTNVRELTLEAIDGEPVDLVVGDLSFIPLGLVLPALVRCVKPDADLVMMVKPQFEVGKERLGSGGVVRSSQLRAEAVRGVAEKAWELGLGVKGVTASPLPGPSGNVEYFLWLRAGAPALDPADVDRAVAEGPR from the coding sequence GTGGCAGGAGTCGCACGCCGCCGTCTCGACGCGGAACTGGTCCGCCGGAAGCTGGCGCGCTCGCGCGAGCACGCCAGCCAGCTGATCGCCGCCGGGCGGGTCTCCGTCGGCAAGACCGTCGCGACCAAGCCAGCGACGCAGGTGGAGACCGCGGCGGCGATCGTCGTCGCGTCCGACGGCAGCGATCCGGAGTACGTGTCGCGGGGCGGGCACAAGCTCGCGGGCGCGCTGGAGGCCTTCGTACCCCAGGGGCTCGTGGTGGAAGGGCGGCGGGCGCTGGACGCCGGCGCCTCCACCGGGGGTTTCACCGACGTACTGCTGCGGTCGGGTGCCGCCCATGTCGTCGCCGTCGACGTCGGATACGGACAACTCGCCTGGACTCTCCAGAGTGATGAACGCGTCACCGTCAAGGACCGTACGAACGTACGCGAGTTGACGCTCGAAGCGATCGATGGGGAGCCAGTGGATCTTGTCGTGGGGGATCTGTCCTTCATCCCGCTCGGACTGGTGCTGCCCGCCCTGGTGCGGTGCGTGAAGCCGGACGCGGACCTGGTGATGATGGTCAAGCCGCAGTTCGAGGTGGGGAAGGAACGGCTGGGGAGCGGCGGGGTCGTCCGCAGCTCCCAGCTGCGGGCCGAGGCCGTGCGCGGCGTGGCCGAGAAGGCGTGGGAACTCGGCCTCGGGGTGAAGGGGGTCACGGCCAGCCCGTTGCCCGGACCCTCGGGGAATGTCGAGTACTTTCTGTGGCTGCGTGCCGGGGCGCCCGCCCTGGACCCGGCCGACGTTGACCGTGCAGTTGCGGAGGGGCCGCGTTGA
- a CDS encoding sterol-binding protein, with protein sequence MATIEECRAALEKLSDNMQRAEGDVRTAATLDRSVSCHITDLDVTFAGRMAGGRIHVQDTFQGPPRDKAQIRLSMAGDDLVALVEGELHFAKAWGSGRVKLHAGVRDLLVLRKLL encoded by the coding sequence ATGGCCACGATCGAGGAGTGCCGCGCCGCACTCGAAAAGCTCTCGGACAACATGCAGCGCGCCGAAGGGGACGTCCGCACCGCCGCGACCCTGGACCGCTCGGTGAGCTGCCACATCACCGACCTGGACGTGACGTTCGCCGGCCGCATGGCGGGCGGCCGGATCCACGTCCAGGACACGTTCCAGGGCCCACCCCGGGACAAGGCCCAGATCAGACTCAGCATGGCCGGCGACGACCTGGTCGCCCTGGTCGAGGGCGAGCTGCACTTCGCCAAGGCATGGGGCTCGGGCCGGGTGAAGCTGCACGCGGGGGTGCGCGACCTGCTGGTGCTCAGGAAGCTTTTGTAG
- a CDS encoding ABC transporter ATP-binding protein, which produces MSASSSTSSESLSSGPNNGPNNGLNDRRSTVNRLSADNVTLAYDQRVIAEQLSVEIPDNSFTVIVGPNACGKSTLLRALSRMLKPSQGRVLLDGQAIQSMPAKKVARTLGLLPQSSIAPDGITVADLVGRGRYPHQGILRQWSTEDERVVQESMEQTGVAELADRYVDELSGGQRQRVWIAMALAQQTPLLLLDEPTTYLDIQHQIDVLDLCAELHEEQGRTLVAVLHDLNHAARYATHLIALRGGRIIAEGAPNDIVSAELVEEVFGMRCQVIDDPETGTPLVVPAARKVREQVKKDQVKKDQLAKVAATKAS; this is translated from the coding sequence ATGAGCGCGAGCAGCAGCACCAGCAGCGAGAGCCTCAGCAGCGGACCGAACAACGGACCGAACAACGGGCTGAACGACCGAAGGAGCACTGTGAACCGCCTGTCCGCCGACAACGTCACCCTCGCCTACGACCAGCGGGTCATCGCCGAGCAGCTGTCGGTGGAGATACCCGACAACTCCTTCACCGTGATCGTCGGCCCCAACGCGTGCGGCAAGTCCACGCTGCTGCGGGCGCTGTCGCGGATGCTCAAGCCCAGCCAGGGCAGGGTGCTGCTGGACGGGCAGGCCATCCAGTCGATGCCGGCGAAGAAGGTCGCGCGCACGCTGGGTCTGCTGCCGCAGTCCTCCATCGCGCCCGACGGGATCACCGTCGCCGACCTGGTGGGCCGCGGCCGGTACCCGCATCAGGGGATCCTGCGCCAGTGGTCGACCGAGGACGAGCGGGTCGTACAGGAGTCGATGGAGCAGACCGGGGTCGCCGAACTCGCGGATCGCTATGTCGACGAATTGTCGGGCGGTCAGCGGCAGCGCGTGTGGATCGCCATGGCGCTCGCCCAGCAGACGCCGCTGCTGCTGCTCGACGAGCCGACGACCTACCTCGACATCCAGCACCAGATCGACGTCCTCGACCTGTGTGCCGAACTGCACGAGGAGCAGGGGCGCACGCTGGTCGCCGTGCTGCACGACCTCAATCACGCCGCCCGGTACGCCACGCATCTCATCGCGCTGCGCGGCGGGCGGATCATCGCCGAGGGTGCGCCGAACGACATCGTCTCGGCCGAGCTGGTCGAGGAGGTCTTCGGGATGCGGTGCCAGGTCATCGACGACCCGGAGACGGGGACGCCGTTGGTGGTGCCGGCGGCGCGGAAGGTACGCGAACAGGTCAAGAAGGATCAGGTCAAGAAGGATCAGCTCGCGAAGGTCGCGGCTACAAAAGCTTCCTGA
- a CDS encoding FecCD family ABC transporter permease, whose translation MRAPGGLSVRLDVRALTVVALLLLAALAASVVLIGTGDFPITAGDVLKTLAGDGNAGQEFIVNELRLPRVLVGLLVGASLGLGGALFQALSRNPLGSPDILGLGQGATAGALVVIVLFSGNATQVTVGALAGGLATGLAIYLLAWKRGVHGYRLVLVGIGMSAIMTAVNGYLLTKADLVDAARAVVWMTGSLSGRDWEQVEPLFWLCAVLVPLVLANARGLRMMEMGDDVSYALGVRVERVRLLLMLAAVLLTAAATAAAGPVSFVALTAPQLARRLTRSPGPNLLPSLCMGAALLVTADWVSQRVFGADQMPVGVVTGVLGGVYLLWLLVTERKAGRI comes from the coding sequence GTGCGGGCCCCGGGCGGGCTCTCCGTGCGGCTGGACGTCCGGGCGCTGACCGTCGTCGCCCTGTTGCTGCTCGCCGCGCTCGCCGCGAGCGTCGTGCTGATCGGCACCGGAGACTTCCCGATCACGGCGGGCGACGTGCTCAAGACGCTGGCCGGCGACGGCAACGCGGGGCAGGAGTTCATCGTCAACGAGCTGCGGCTGCCCAGGGTCCTGGTCGGGCTCCTGGTCGGTGCCTCGCTCGGCCTCGGCGGTGCGCTGTTCCAGGCGCTGTCCCGCAACCCGCTGGGCAGCCCGGACATCCTCGGTCTCGGACAGGGGGCCACGGCCGGGGCGCTCGTGGTGATCGTCCTGTTCTCCGGGAACGCCACGCAGGTCACCGTCGGCGCGCTGGCGGGCGGACTCGCGACCGGGCTGGCCATCTATCTGCTCGCCTGGAAGCGGGGTGTGCACGGGTATCGACTGGTCCTGGTCGGTATCGGTATGTCCGCGATCATGACGGCGGTCAACGGCTATCTGCTGACCAAGGCCGACCTGGTGGACGCGGCCCGCGCGGTCGTCTGGATGACCGGTTCCCTCAGCGGCCGTGACTGGGAGCAGGTCGAGCCGCTGTTCTGGCTGTGCGCCGTCCTCGTGCCGCTCGTCCTCGCCAACGCGCGTGGGCTGCGGATGATGGAGATGGGCGACGACGTCTCGTACGCCCTGGGAGTGCGCGTCGAGCGCGTACGGCTGCTGCTGATGCTGGCGGCCGTGCTGCTCACCGCGGCGGCCACCGCCGCCGCCGGACCCGTCAGCTTCGTGGCGCTCACCGCCCCGCAGCTCGCCCGGCGCCTGACCCGCTCGCCCGGGCCGAACCTGCTGCCCTCCCTGTGTATGGGCGCCGCCCTCCTCGTCACCGCCGACTGGGTCTCCCAGCGGGTCTTCGGAGCCGACCAGATGCCCGTGGGCGTGGTCACGGGTGTGCTCGGCGGCGTGTATCTGCTGTGGCTGCTGGTCACCGAGCGCAAGGCGGGCCGGATATGA